One window from the genome of Candidatus Manganitrophaceae bacterium encodes:
- a CDS encoding polysaccharide biosynthesis protein: MSLAFECFLKKARIKVRVKRAFNLALSIIALLLLVPLFLLTAVLIKLTSKGPIFFKQERIGRKFRPFQIYKFRTVEIQADEEGQPRLQITRVGRFLRSCKLDRLPQLLNVLKGEMSLVGPRPELKKHVDLFRQDYETILTVRPGMTDFATFEIRDVSLLLSQAEDPEAYYIGTVLPKKIKLAKLYVLQRSLALDLKILFTSIMTLFLGLPFPFSKKRGTQKKTFKEVAEKYRRGIILSIHAAAILLSSTLAFLLRFDGAIPQEEMKVLLTTIPLILFFRLAALQYFGLNRGLWRYASIQDLIDLGGAIFASSAAIWGTMALLQINGYPQSVFLIDAIFLLLALASLRITKRVYSILTQIEIGARRVLIIGAGNAAEMVARDMIQNPSYNRQPVAFIDDDPKKRLSKIHNIPVMGNSQELERVIEKVHPDELLIAIPSASQKRIKKIIQQCKSVGLPIKILPSLTGMLGGRVSISDIRNLDIEDLIGRSEIEIYDPQVEVKIKGRRILVTGAGGSIGSELCRQVAAFQPELLILFEQSENNLHHIQIELLEKFPGIALKVILGDILDEGKLQQVFSLHRPHVIFHAAAYKHVPMMESNPLGAVQNNILGTYNVITMADRYSAEDFVLISTDKAVYPTSVMGATKRIAEMLVQHFNRRSQTRLVSVRFGNVLESNGSVVPLFRAQIKKGGPVTVTHPEVKRYFITIQEAVQLVLHAAVLGEGGETFVLDMGDPIKVIDLARTMIILSGFSPDEEIPIRIVGLRPAEKLVEGLFEEGERVAQTRHEKIRLAQSEKTTEDVMAYIKRFSAMDHKTGARQIKMTLRELIPTYASDDVVQLALMPPETAAEEEKLPASMEFHPYKVPSTG; this comes from the coding sequence ATGTCGCTGGCATTTGAGTGCTTCTTAAAAAAAGCCCGGATAAAAGTACGGGTCAAAAGAGCATTTAACTTGGCGCTCTCCATAATAGCGCTCCTTTTGCTGGTTCCTTTATTTCTCCTCACCGCCGTCCTCATCAAATTAACTTCCAAAGGACCCATCTTCTTCAAACAAGAGCGAATCGGAAGGAAATTTCGGCCCTTCCAGATTTATAAATTCCGGACCGTCGAGATTCAAGCCGACGAAGAGGGTCAACCTCGTCTTCAGATTACCCGGGTCGGGCGATTCCTCCGTTCTTGCAAGCTCGATCGGCTTCCTCAGTTACTAAACGTCTTGAAGGGAGAGATGAGCCTGGTCGGCCCGCGGCCCGAGCTCAAAAAGCATGTCGACCTGTTCCGACAAGATTATGAAACCATTTTGACGGTTCGCCCCGGAATGACCGACTTCGCGACCTTTGAAATTCGGGATGTCTCGCTGCTTCTCTCGCAGGCGGAAGACCCCGAAGCCTATTATATCGGGACGGTTTTACCCAAAAAGATCAAATTGGCCAAGCTCTATGTTCTCCAGCGCAGCTTGGCGCTCGATCTGAAGATTCTCTTTACCAGTATCATGACCCTCTTCCTCGGTCTTCCCTTTCCATTCTCGAAAAAAAGGGGAACGCAAAAGAAAACGTTCAAGGAGGTTGCTGAAAAGTACCGGCGGGGAATTATCCTTTCCATCCATGCGGCCGCGATCCTGCTCTCAAGTACCTTGGCCTTCTTGCTCCGCTTTGATGGCGCCATTCCCCAAGAGGAGATGAAGGTGCTCCTGACGACCATTCCGCTGATCCTTTTCTTCCGACTGGCGGCGCTTCAATATTTTGGATTGAATCGAGGGCTCTGGCGCTATGCCAGCATTCAAGATTTAATCGATCTAGGCGGGGCCATTTTCGCCAGCTCGGCCGCGATTTGGGGAACGATGGCGCTCCTTCAAATAAACGGATATCCCCAATCTGTCTTTCTGATCGATGCGATTTTCCTTCTTTTGGCGTTGGCCAGTCTCCGAATCACAAAGCGGGTCTATTCGATTCTCACGCAGATTGAGATCGGAGCGCGACGGGTCTTGATTATCGGGGCCGGTAATGCCGCGGAGATGGTCGCCCGCGACATGATTCAGAATCCCTCCTACAATCGCCAGCCGGTCGCTTTTATCGACGATGATCCTAAGAAAAGGCTCTCGAAAATTCACAACATTCCTGTGATGGGAAACAGCCAAGAGCTTGAGAGGGTGATCGAAAAGGTCCATCCGGACGAGCTCCTGATCGCCATTCCCTCTGCAAGCCAGAAGCGGATTAAAAAAATTATTCAGCAATGCAAGTCGGTCGGGCTTCCAATTAAGATTCTCCCGAGCTTGACCGGGATGCTCGGAGGACGGGTTTCCATCAGCGACATTCGAAATCTCGACATCGAGGATTTAATCGGAAGATCTGAAATTGAAATCTATGATCCCCAGGTCGAGGTGAAGATCAAAGGGAGAAGAATCCTGGTAACGGGGGCCGGCGGCTCAATCGGGTCCGAGCTGTGTCGCCAGGTGGCCGCTTTCCAGCCGGAGCTTCTGATTCTCTTTGAGCAAAGCGAGAATAATTTACACCACATTCAAATCGAGCTTTTGGAGAAATTTCCAGGCATCGCTCTCAAAGTCATTTTGGGAGACATTCTCGATGAGGGGAAGCTTCAACAGGTTTTCTCCCTGCACCGGCCCCATGTGATTTTCCACGCCGCCGCGTACAAACATGTTCCGATGATGGAGAGCAACCCATTGGGGGCGGTCCAGAACAACATCCTTGGAACCTACAACGTTATCACCATGGCCGACCGGTATAGCGCAGAAGATTTTGTGTTGATCTCCACCGACAAGGCGGTTTATCCAACGAGTGTGATGGGGGCGACCAAGCGTATTGCTGAAATGCTCGTTCAGCATTTTAATCGACGCAGCCAAACGCGGTTGGTCTCGGTCCGTTTCGGCAATGTGCTCGAGAGCAATGGGAGCGTCGTCCCGCTGTTCCGGGCCCAGATTAAAAAAGGGGGGCCGGTCACGGTCACCCATCCCGAGGTCAAACGATATTTTATTACGATTCAAGAGGCGGTCCAATTGGTATTGCACGCGGCAGTGCTTGGAGAGGGAGGCGAAACGTTCGTGCTCGATATGGGGGATCCGATCAAAGTGATCGATCTGGCGCGGACGATGATCATCCTCTCGGGGTTTTCTCCGGACGAAGAAATTCCGATCCGGATTGTCGGCTTGCGGCCGGCGGAAAAATTGGTCGAAGGACTCTTCGAGGAGGGGGAGCGGGTCGCTCAGACCCGTCATGAAAAGATCCGCCTGGCGCAGAGTGAGAAGACAACAGAAGATGTGATGGCCTACATTAAAAGGTTTTCGGCGATGGACCACAAGACCGGCGCAAGACAAATCAAGATGACCTTGCGTGAATTGATTCCCACCTACGCGTCCGATGACGTGGTCCAGCTCGCCCTGATGCCGCCGGAAACCGCCGCTGAAGAGGAGAAGCTCCCCGCGTCGATGGAATTCCACCCTTATAAAGTTCCATCCACCGGCTGA
- a CDS encoding DegT/DnrJ/EryC1/StrS aminotransferase family protein, with protein sequence MLNTPFPPWPSFTEEESEAVRQVLLSNKVNYWTGNEGRAFEKEFAERLGCNYAIALANGTVALDLALKVLGIGSGDEVIVTPRTFLASASCIVNAGATPVFADIDADSQNITAETIRQVLTPRTRAIICVHLAGWPCEMDKIMALAKERGLYVIEDCAQAHGAKYKGRAVGTIGHIGAWSFCQDKIMSTGGEGGMLTTNDEALWSKAWSFKDHGKSWDAVYNKQHPPGFRWLHDSFGTNWRLTEMQSAIGRIQLRRLSQWVEDRRQNASSLTQCFSRIPALRVAHPPPEIEHSYYKYYVFVRPEILKSDWNRDRVLEAINAEGIPCFTGSCSEIYLEKAFDNRIRPKQRLKVAKELGETALMFLVHPTLNDTNILNTCRVVEKVMLSATHTSYHLTSV encoded by the coding sequence ATGTTGAATACCCCTTTTCCCCCTTGGCCGTCATTTACCGAAGAAGAATCCGAGGCGGTTCGTCAAGTTTTGCTTTCCAATAAGGTGAATTATTGGACCGGCAATGAAGGACGCGCTTTTGAGAAAGAGTTCGCGGAACGGCTCGGCTGCAATTACGCGATCGCGCTGGCGAACGGCACGGTGGCCCTGGATCTAGCATTGAAAGTACTTGGCATTGGATCGGGCGATGAGGTGATCGTCACACCCCGTACATTTCTCGCCTCGGCAAGTTGTATCGTGAACGCGGGAGCGACCCCCGTGTTTGCGGACATTGACGCCGATTCTCAGAACATTACAGCAGAGACAATTCGACAGGTCCTGACGCCGCGCACCCGGGCTATTATTTGTGTTCATTTGGCGGGGTGGCCGTGCGAAATGGACAAAATCATGGCATTGGCGAAGGAACGGGGGCTTTATGTGATTGAGGACTGTGCCCAGGCACATGGGGCCAAATATAAAGGGCGCGCAGTTGGGACGATTGGGCACATTGGGGCGTGGTCCTTCTGTCAGGATAAGATCATGAGCACGGGAGGGGAAGGGGGCATGTTGACCACAAACGATGAGGCTTTATGGTCAAAGGCGTGGTCATTTAAGGACCATGGTAAATCTTGGGATGCCGTCTACAATAAACAGCATCCGCCCGGCTTTCGTTGGTTACATGATTCTTTTGGAACGAATTGGCGTTTAACGGAAATGCAATCGGCCATCGGTAGAATTCAGCTCCGCAGGCTAAGCCAGTGGGTGGAAGATAGAAGGCAGAACGCATCCTCATTAACCCAATGTTTTTCTCGTATTCCAGCTCTGCGCGTGGCGCATCCGCCTCCTGAAATAGAACATTCTTATTATAAGTATTATGTTTTTGTTCGCCCGGAAATTCTTAAGAGTGATTGGAATCGCGATAGAGTATTGGAAGCAATCAATGCAGAGGGTATCCCCTGTTTCACCGGAAGTTGCAGCGAAATTTATTTAGAAAAGGCTTTTGATAATAGAATACGACCCAAACAACGATTAAAAGTGGCTAAAGAGCTTGGCGAAACCGCTCTAATGTTTCTGGTCCATCCTACACTGAATGATACGAACATTTTAAACACCTGCCGTGTCGTCGAAAAGGTGATGTTGAGTGCGACCCACACTTCTTATCACCTTACTTCGGTCTGA
- a CDS encoding YdcF family protein, with protein MNRNKWKVGSAALILGLLLYAAHPLYLAGIGHFFIVSDAPTKADVILVLAGGNARDERLLHAIKLWHEGYAPQIALSAVLADWQNDEDFPAWRHAMKLNILPKESLFVLGHKADSTREEAEVLLPLVQNYGFKRVIIVTSNYHTRRSKKVFQKQWAGSGIHVDVSAAPDDHFHPDDWWKHRGDSRTLFLEATKTFWYALFE; from the coding sequence GTGAATCGAAATAAGTGGAAAGTCGGTTCTGCGGCCCTGATTTTAGGCTTGTTGCTCTATGCCGCTCATCCCTTGTACTTGGCGGGGATCGGTCATTTTTTTATTGTATCCGATGCTCCTACTAAAGCAGATGTCATCCTTGTATTAGCTGGAGGCAATGCGCGAGATGAACGACTCCTTCATGCGATCAAGCTCTGGCACGAGGGATATGCCCCTCAAATCGCATTAAGTGCCGTGTTAGCGGATTGGCAGAATGACGAAGATTTTCCGGCCTGGCGACATGCAATGAAATTAAACATTCTTCCTAAGGAGTCACTCTTTGTTTTAGGGCATAAAGCCGATTCAACCCGCGAGGAGGCGGAGGTTCTTCTTCCTCTGGTCCAAAATTATGGCTTTAAGCGTGTCATCATTGTCACCTCAAATTATCACACCCGGCGTTCGAAGAAAGTTTTCCAGAAACAATGGGCCGGAAGCGGCATCCATGTCGACGTTTCGGCGGCTCCTGACGATCATTTCCATCCAGACGATTGGTGGAAGCATCGTGGAGATAGTAGAACGTTGTTCTTGGAGGCGACTAAAACGTTCTGGTATGCCTTGTTCGAATAG